In one window of Tripterygium wilfordii isolate XIE 37 chromosome 1, ASM1340144v1, whole genome shotgun sequence DNA:
- the LOC120001443 gene encoding transcription factor GTE12-like isoform X2 yields MIAAETVLAKGKLRIKFSSKTIETVSGTRSCEDGQNLSRIDGGDKCCNYGSNQSKMIKSHSAVICSSVKKNFGGDLPELKSNIMAAKKRGLPGETECQREKKQKMDRAVTQQCAAILKALMRHPAGWVFNEAVDPVALEIPDYFSIISKPMDLGTVKSKLDKNMYFGIDEFAADVRLTFSNAMHYNPPSNNVHKMAETLKNIFELKWKSVEDRWNCKRPKFGLGNVLSGHAKEVSEARQNCPETSHLSSSLSADTPKSAEGKTIGKCDAKSAKVKLAKVGQNSNRKPVEENVCEGNDTVSRRPCGFANAKPSMSLVVCKCCTMGRNTCRCSLSGDSARASSDISSEISVGGDHRSSNADISKMDWQAKKTSTSHTSKSDGTSDGAVSSIEDESLCPSSQLTISTTDATSVEGWGTSVYDLELSPKRALRAAMLRSRFADTIVKAQQKTLLDQGDKADPVKLRQEKEKLEKKQREEKARIEAQIRASEAAARERLEAELKKQREQAREAARVAVLQMETTVEMDQNVLIERELETLCGCSLFEYARVGNPLERLGLFLKEDIMMDEEQILNPEEEGEIFPEML; encoded by the exons ATGATTGCTGCTGAAACTGTACTAGCAAAGGGGAAGCTGAGGATCAAATTTTCTTCGAAAACAATAGAAACTGTTTCTGGAACAAGGTCCTGTGAGGATGGGCAAAATTTGTCACGTATAGATGGAGGGGATAAGTGCTGTAACTATGGGAGCAATCAATCCAAGATGATTAAATCACACAGTGCTGTGATTTGTTCCTCGGTGAAAAAGAATTTTGGTGGTGACCTACCTGAGCTGAAATCTAATATAATGGCTGCTAAAAAGCGTGGACTGCCCGGGGAAACCGAGTGTCAGAGGGAGAAGAAACAGAAGATGGATCGTGCTGTGACTCAGCAATGTGCTGCCATTCTGAAAGCTTTGATGAGGCATCCAGCTGGTTGGGTTTTCAATGAAGCGGTGGATCCGGTGGCATTGGAGATTCCTGATTATTTCTCGATCATATCCAAACCCATGGATTTGGGAACAGTTAAATCGAAACTGGATAAAAACATGTACTTTGGCATTGATGAGTTTGCTGCTGATGTAAGATTGACCTTCTCTAATGCAATGCATTATAATCCTCCCTCGAATAATGTCCACAAAATGGCAGAGACGCTGAAGAATATTTTTGAGCTCAAGTGGAAATCTGTTGAGGACAGATGGAACTGTAAAAGACCGAAGTTTGGACTGGGAAATGTTTTGAGTGGTCATGCGAAGGAAGTTTCTGAGGCAAGACAAAATTGCCCTGAAACATCTCATTTGAGTAGCAGTTTATCAGCCGATACGCCTAAGTCAGCTGAAGGGAAGACAATTGGAAAATGTGATGCAAAATCTGCAAAA GTGAAGCTTGCTAAGGTAGGTCAGAACAGCAATCGCAAGCCGGTAGAAGAGAATGTTTGTGAAG GCAATGACACTGTTAGTAGACGTCCTTGTGGCTTTGCCAATGCCAAGCCATCAATGAGCCTTGTTGTGTGCAAATGTTGCACTATGGGGAGAAATACTTGTAGATGTAGCCTTTCTGGTGACTCAGCTCGTGCATCCTCAG ACATTTCATCTGAAATATCAGTAGGAGGAGATCATCGTTCAAGCAATGCTGATATTTCCAAAAtg GATTGGCAGGCAAAAAAGACATCAACATCACATACAAGCAAGTCAGATGGAACTTCTGATG GGGCTGTGAGTTCTATTGAAGATGAGAGTTTATGTCCTAGTTCTCAACTTACTATTTCTACCACTGATGCAACGTCTGTGGAAG GATGGGGAACTTCTGTATATGATTTAGAGTTATCACCGAAGAGGGCTCTTCGTGCTGCAATGCTCAGGAGTCGTTTTGCAGACACTATCGTGAAAGCGCAACAGAAGACCCTCCTTGATCAG GGTGATAAGGCTGATCCAGTGAAGTTGCGGCAAGAGAAGGAAAAACTGGAAAAGAAGCAGCGTGAAG AGAAAGCTAGGATTGAAGCCCAAATTAGGGCCTCTGAGGCTGCTGCTCGAGAAAGGCTAGAAGCAGAACTGAAAAAACAGAGGGAGCAAGCTAGGGAAGCAGCTCGGGTTGCAGTTCTGCAG ATGGAAACAACGGTTGAAATGGATCAGAATGTGTTGATTGAAAGAGAACTCGAGACGCTTTGCGGATGTTCGCTATTCGAATATGCCCGTGTTGGGAACCCATTAGAGCGATTGGGTTTGTTTCTGAAGGAAGATATCATGATGGATGAGGAGCAAATCTTGAATCCTGAAGAGGAAGGAGAGATTTTTCCTGAAATGTTGTGA
- the LOC120001443 gene encoding transcription factor GTE12-like isoform X1, with amino-acid sequence MIAAETVLAKGKLRIKFSSKTIETVSGTRSCEDGQNLSRIDGGDKCCNYGSNQSKMIKSHSAVICSSVKKNFGGDLPELKSNIMAAKKRGLPGETECQREKKQKMDRAVTQQCAAILKALMRHPAGWVFNEAVDPVALEIPDYFSIISKPMDLGTVKSKLDKNMYFGIDEFAADVRLTFSNAMHYNPPSNNVHKMAETLKNIFELKWKSVEDRWNCKRPKFGLGNVLSGHAKEVSEARQNCPETSHLSSSLSADTPKSAEGKTIGKCDAKSAKVKLAKVGQNSNRKPVEENVCEGNDTVSRRPCGFANAKPSMSLVVCKCCTMGRNTCRCSLSGDSARASSGDISSEISVGGDHRSSNADISKMDWQAKKTSTSHTSKSDGTSDGAVSSIEDESLCPSSQLTISTTDATSVEGWGTSVYDLELSPKRALRAAMLRSRFADTIVKAQQKTLLDQGDKADPVKLRQEKEKLEKKQREEKARIEAQIRASEAAARERLEAELKKQREQAREAARVAVLQMETTVEMDQNVLIERELETLCGCSLFEYARVGNPLERLGLFLKEDIMMDEEQILNPEEEGEIFPEML; translated from the exons ATGATTGCTGCTGAAACTGTACTAGCAAAGGGGAAGCTGAGGATCAAATTTTCTTCGAAAACAATAGAAACTGTTTCTGGAACAAGGTCCTGTGAGGATGGGCAAAATTTGTCACGTATAGATGGAGGGGATAAGTGCTGTAACTATGGGAGCAATCAATCCAAGATGATTAAATCACACAGTGCTGTGATTTGTTCCTCGGTGAAAAAGAATTTTGGTGGTGACCTACCTGAGCTGAAATCTAATATAATGGCTGCTAAAAAGCGTGGACTGCCCGGGGAAACCGAGTGTCAGAGGGAGAAGAAACAGAAGATGGATCGTGCTGTGACTCAGCAATGTGCTGCCATTCTGAAAGCTTTGATGAGGCATCCAGCTGGTTGGGTTTTCAATGAAGCGGTGGATCCGGTGGCATTGGAGATTCCTGATTATTTCTCGATCATATCCAAACCCATGGATTTGGGAACAGTTAAATCGAAACTGGATAAAAACATGTACTTTGGCATTGATGAGTTTGCTGCTGATGTAAGATTGACCTTCTCTAATGCAATGCATTATAATCCTCCCTCGAATAATGTCCACAAAATGGCAGAGACGCTGAAGAATATTTTTGAGCTCAAGTGGAAATCTGTTGAGGACAGATGGAACTGTAAAAGACCGAAGTTTGGACTGGGAAATGTTTTGAGTGGTCATGCGAAGGAAGTTTCTGAGGCAAGACAAAATTGCCCTGAAACATCTCATTTGAGTAGCAGTTTATCAGCCGATACGCCTAAGTCAGCTGAAGGGAAGACAATTGGAAAATGTGATGCAAAATCTGCAAAA GTGAAGCTTGCTAAGGTAGGTCAGAACAGCAATCGCAAGCCGGTAGAAGAGAATGTTTGTGAAG GCAATGACACTGTTAGTAGACGTCCTTGTGGCTTTGCCAATGCCAAGCCATCAATGAGCCTTGTTGTGTGCAAATGTTGCACTATGGGGAGAAATACTTGTAGATGTAGCCTTTCTGGTGACTCAGCTCGTGCATCCTCAGGTG ACATTTCATCTGAAATATCAGTAGGAGGAGATCATCGTTCAAGCAATGCTGATATTTCCAAAAtg GATTGGCAGGCAAAAAAGACATCAACATCACATACAAGCAAGTCAGATGGAACTTCTGATG GGGCTGTGAGTTCTATTGAAGATGAGAGTTTATGTCCTAGTTCTCAACTTACTATTTCTACCACTGATGCAACGTCTGTGGAAG GATGGGGAACTTCTGTATATGATTTAGAGTTATCACCGAAGAGGGCTCTTCGTGCTGCAATGCTCAGGAGTCGTTTTGCAGACACTATCGTGAAAGCGCAACAGAAGACCCTCCTTGATCAG GGTGATAAGGCTGATCCAGTGAAGTTGCGGCAAGAGAAGGAAAAACTGGAAAAGAAGCAGCGTGAAG AGAAAGCTAGGATTGAAGCCCAAATTAGGGCCTCTGAGGCTGCTGCTCGAGAAAGGCTAGAAGCAGAACTGAAAAAACAGAGGGAGCAAGCTAGGGAAGCAGCTCGGGTTGCAGTTCTGCAG ATGGAAACAACGGTTGAAATGGATCAGAATGTGTTGATTGAAAGAGAACTCGAGACGCTTTGCGGATGTTCGCTATTCGAATATGCCCGTGTTGGGAACCCATTAGAGCGATTGGGTTTGTTTCTGAAGGAAGATATCATGATGGATGAGGAGCAAATCTTGAATCCTGAAGAGGAAGGAGAGATTTTTCCTGAAATGTTGTGA